From the genome of Scytonema hofmannii PCC 7110, one region includes:
- a CDS encoding NAD(P)-binding domain-containing protein, with the protein MTATTDIDFSAREALRLLGPDPENWVSDRPGIDHNVTIVGGSGSGSTFAFALRRAGIGRVTVIDSAPDETHAGVWLTRARMKKLRTPKNLPGHELGIPELSFQAWYEARHGAEAYATLDRIPRVKWAEYLNWYRQFLGISVRYQTKLVRIEPAEGFFRLHLEVNGVPQVEITRKIIFANGVAGTGGPYIPDVLADLPRTLYAHTADTIDFDALRGKTVAVIGAAASAFDAAGVALESGAKAVHLFARRSTIASLPVIRVRGYPGAYYNYPQLPDAARWYQAWRFRQAGSTPPPDAIERAIAFSNFHLHLSAPWRKAQEKDGRIVAQVNDDVFEFDFAIAGTGYFVDPTKRPELADFAHHIALWRDRYEPPLDQRNDDLETHPYLGIAHEYLEKVPGSAPYLKDIHIFNPAGFVSFGLPIGDVLSIRRDVPAIVARISHDLFFTDWEKHEARITSDIAPDFEESLYAKAVWKQPATVAIS; encoded by the coding sequence ATGACAGCAACGACTGACATCGATTTCAGTGCTCGCGAGGCACTACGCCTACTCGGTCCCGATCCAGAAAACTGGGTAAGCGATCGCCCAGGTATAGACCACAACGTCACTATCGTAGGTGGTAGTGGCAGTGGCAGCACATTTGCATTTGCTTTACGACGTGCTGGCATTGGTCGCGTGACCGTAATTGACTCTGCTCCGGACGAAACCCATGCTGGAGTATGGCTCACGCGAGCGCGGATGAAAAAACTACGCACGCCAAAGAACTTACCCGGTCATGAACTAGGCATCCCCGAACTATCTTTCCAAGCTTGGTATGAAGCGCGGCACGGTGCTGAGGCATATGCCACACTCGATCGCATTCCAAGAGTGAAGTGGGCTGAGTACCTCAACTGGTATCGGCAATTCTTGGGCATCTCCGTTCGATATCAGACGAAATTGGTGCGGATCGAGCCAGCTGAAGGTTTCTTTCGCCTACACCTTGAGGTCAACGGCGTCCCACAGGTGGAAATCACTCGTAAGATTATCTTCGCCAATGGTGTAGCAGGCACTGGAGGCCCATACATCCCAGATGTACTAGCTGACTTGCCTCGCACGCTCTATGCTCACACTGCTGATACTATCGACTTCGACGCACTACGCGGTAAAACTGTGGCTGTTATAGGTGCTGCAGCCTCAGCTTTTGACGCGGCAGGAGTGGCACTGGAATCAGGAGCGAAAGCAGTACACTTGTTTGCACGGCGCTCGACCATCGCATCTCTACCAGTGATTCGGGTGAGGGGTTACCCTGGTGCTTACTATAACTATCCACAACTACCAGATGCAGCTCGCTGGTATCAAGCTTGGCGCTTTCGTCAAGCAGGCTCCACACCACCACCTGATGCAATTGAGCGAGCGATCGCATTTTCTAACTTTCACCTGCATCTGTCTGCACCTTGGAGAAAGGCACAAGAAAAGGACGGTCGCATTGTCGCTCAGGTGAACGATGATGTTTTCGAGTTTGATTTTGCGATCGCAGGCACTGGTTACTTTGTTGACCCGACAAAACGTCCCGAACTAGCCGACTTTGCCCATCATATCGCCCTCTGGCGCGATCGTTATGAGCCACCACTAGACCAGCGCAACGACGATTTGGAGACACATCCCTACCTCGGTATTGCCCACGAATACCTAGAAAAAGTACCTGGTAGTGCTCCCTACCTCAAGGATATCCATATCTTTAACCCAGCTGGCTTTGTGAGCTTCGGTCTGCCTATCGGTGACGTGCTTAGTATCCGGCGTGACGTGCCAGCAATAGTAGCACGCATCAGCCACGACTTATTCTTCACCGACTGGGAAAAGCATGAAGCACGCATTACCAGTGACATCGCGCCGGACTTTGAAGAGTCACTGTATGCCAAAGCAGTGTGGAAACAACCAGCAACGGTGGCAATTAGTTAG
- a CDS encoding acyl-CoA dehydrogenase family protein: MDDWDGFGQRLTGTGTTTFTNVRVEADEVFFDTDTDKDNSPYNIVPQLFLTAINAGIIRSVLRDAKTLIHTRPRTFYHSTAERAADDPLLQQTVGQIAANAFAAEAIVLQAADALDRFNLAQAQGEESETAAALEASLSAAKAKLIVDDLALRSATLLFEVGGASTTKQSYNFDRHWRNARTLASHNPSHFKARAIGNYEINGTPLPTKGFF; the protein is encoded by the coding sequence GTGGATGATTGGGACGGATTCGGACAAAGGTTAACGGGTACGGGGACTACTACATTCACAAATGTTCGTGTAGAGGCGGATGAAGTCTTTTTTGATACTGATACAGACAAAGATAACTCACCCTACAATATTGTCCCACAATTGTTTTTGACAGCAATTAACGCTGGCATTATTCGTAGTGTTTTACGAGATGCAAAGACGCTCATTCATACTCGACCTCGGACTTTCTATCATTCTACAGCCGAGCGAGCAGCAGATGACCCGCTCTTGCAGCAGACCGTCGGTCAGATTGCTGCCAACGCCTTTGCCGCCGAAGCGATCGTGCTACAAGCAGCCGATGCTCTCGATCGCTTCAATCTTGCTCAAGCCCAAGGTGAGGAATCTGAAACAGCCGCAGCGTTAGAAGCTTCTTTAAGTGCAGCCAAAGCAAAATTGATTGTTGATGACTTAGCGCTACGCTCAGCCACACTGTTATTTGAAGTGGGTGGGGCTTCAACAACAAAGCAAAGCTACAACTTTGATCGTCATTGGCGAAATGCACGTACTTTAGCATCACACAATCCATCTCATTTTAAAGCCCGTGCGATTGGGAACTACGAAATTAACGGTACACCACTGCCAACAAAAGGCTTTTTCTAA
- a CDS encoding aldo/keto reductase, with protein MTLPTTNLGKTGLTVSRLTLGTMTFGLQTDEETSRVILDTAADAGINFLDTADVYPLGGGIDTAGRTEEILGRWLKGKREHFILATKAVGKVGPAPWDRGASRKHLLDAIDASLKRLQTDYVDLYQLHSDDASTPLDETLEALDIIVRSGKARYIGVSNFLAYRLSRALGRADVRNLTRFVSIQPRYNLLFREIERELLPLAQEEGLGVIPYNPLAGGLLTGKHNLAQGPSEGTRFTLGAAAEHYQERYWHDREFKTVEELRTVADLAGLSLTTLAIAWVLANPIITAPIIGASRPEQLADSLKAIEVKLDDNLKQKLDDITAEYRKGDSVR; from the coding sequence ATGACCTTACCAACTACAAATCTCGGTAAAACTGGATTGACTGTTTCGCGCCTTACTCTTGGCACTATGACCTTTGGATTGCAGACTGACGAGGAAACTTCCAGAGTCATCCTCGACACAGCTGCCGATGCTGGTATTAACTTTCTGGATACAGCCGATGTTTATCCCCTTGGCGGTGGGATTGACACTGCAGGACGCACTGAAGAAATCCTTGGGCGTTGGCTCAAAGGCAAACGCGAACATTTTATACTAGCTACCAAGGCTGTCGGCAAAGTTGGTCCCGCACCTTGGGATCGGGGTGCTTCGCGCAAACATCTTTTGGATGCGATCGATGCTTCCCTCAAACGACTGCAAACCGATTATGTAGATCTGTATCAGTTGCACTCTGATGATGCCTCAACCCCTTTGGATGAAACTCTAGAAGCCCTAGACATTATAGTTCGTTCTGGCAAAGCACGCTATATAGGAGTTTCCAACTTCTTAGCTTACCGCCTCAGCCGAGCTTTAGGTCGCGCCGATGTTCGCAATCTAACTCGCTTTGTCTCAATTCAGCCCCGCTACAATTTGTTGTTCCGTGAAATTGAGCGAGAACTTTTGCCTTTAGCCCAAGAAGAAGGGCTTGGTGTTATTCCTTACAATCCACTAGCAGGAGGTCTGCTCACTGGTAAACACAATCTTGCTCAAGGTCCTAGCGAAGGAACTCGTTTCACCTTGGGTGCGGCGGCTGAACATTATCAGGAACGCTATTGGCACGATCGCGAGTTCAAGACTGTCGAGGAATTACGTACAGTAGCAGATTTAGCTGGATTGTCACTCACTACTCTAGCAATAGCTTGGGTCTTGGCTAATCCGATTATTACTGCTCCTATTATTGGTGCTAGTCGCCCAGAACAACTTGCTGACAGTCTTAAGGCAATAGAAGTCAAACTTGATGACAATTTAAAACAAAAGCTAGACGACATCACTGCCGAATATCGTAAAGGAGATTCTGTGCGCTAA
- a CDS encoding transposase: protein MERNGFNLTETKTAFNEVVHFYFALINTHPEGINLPREEDGGWRYYEKLTIGDDAQYPFPFNSFPAQLRRCAIRKAIGAWESWNTSYQKWLNRPKKQKHHRPPVQPRVFNFSPSFDVGVCKNDDGHSIMLKILVNGQWKWIKFQYLAPVISADWVKGSPSVIVKGNAVTIVFPLEKYVRATGGIKTVMAQDSFRILGVDMDLDRHIAICSVLEVDAKGKVFEVARHFIKQTSHTKRRKKQLGRIAQKMQQTGTVEKGFASTVWKNLHNREVEASREYARRIVEFAKTWGCSIIAFEHLGNLKPIRGKYSRRSNQKRAYWLKSKIYQRVSSIAYQDYSILTTRVNPKDTSRLDPWGNKVWRSDNFPVTIFDFLNYQSGAIFVGTVNGYTSHSGLNAARNIGLKAILRYNTNLVFLSRKEGKTVHTGESLSQKG, encoded by the coding sequence TTGGAACGGAATGGATTCAATTTAACCGAAACCAAAACAGCTTTTAATGAAGTTGTACATTTTTACTTTGCACTAATTAACACCCATCCGGAAGGTATTAACCTGCCAAGAGAGGAAGATGGGGGGTGGAGGTATTATGAAAAATTGACCATTGGGGATGATGCACAATACCCATTTCCTTTCAATAGTTTTCCCGCACAGCTTCGTCGTTGTGCAATAAGAAAAGCTATTGGTGCATGGGAATCTTGGAACACTAGCTACCAAAAATGGCTAAATCGCCCTAAAAAACAAAAGCACCATAGACCACCAGTACAACCAAGAGTATTTAACTTCTCTCCCAGTTTTGATGTTGGGGTATGTAAGAATGATGATGGGCACTCCATCATGCTCAAAATCTTGGTTAATGGTCAATGGAAATGGATTAAATTTCAATACCTTGCACCAGTAATTAGTGCAGATTGGGTAAAAGGTTCTCCATCAGTAATAGTCAAAGGGAATGCAGTAACAATTGTTTTCCCGTTAGAAAAATACGTCAGAGCTACTGGAGGAATTAAAACAGTTATGGCTCAAGACTCCTTTAGGATCTTGGGTGTAGACATGGATTTAGATCGTCATATTGCTATATGTTCCGTCCTGGAAGTTGACGCTAAGGGTAAAGTGTTTGAGGTTGCACGCCACTTCATAAAACAAACAAGCCACACAAAGCGTAGGAAGAAACAACTAGGAAGAATAGCTCAAAAAATGCAGCAGACGGGTACTGTTGAGAAGGGTTTTGCGTCAACAGTTTGGAAAAACTTGCACAACCGTGAGGTTGAGGCAAGTAGAGAATACGCGAGACGGATTGTTGAATTTGCCAAAACCTGGGGATGTTCAATTATAGCATTTGAACATCTGGGCAATTTAAAACCGATTCGTGGTAAGTACTCTCGTCGTTCAAACCAAAAACGAGCCTACTGGTTAAAATCAAAAATTTATCAGCGAGTTAGCTCTATTGCGTATCAAGATTATAGTATCTTGACGACACGAGTGAATCCCAAAGATACTTCAAGGCTAGACCCTTGGGGGAATAAAGTATGGCGTTCCGATAATTTCCCTGTTACTATTTTTGATTTTTTGAACTACCAATCAGGAGCCATATTCGTAGGCACCGTAAATGGTTACACCAGCCATTCTGGGCTGAACGCGGCTCGTAACATTGGGCTAAAAGCAATATTACGATATAACACTAACCTCGTGTTCTTGTCTCGAAAGGAAGGAAAGACCGTACACACGGGGGAAAGCCTATCCCAAAAGGGTTGA
- a CDS encoding GNAT family N-acetyltransferase — protein MNKLCGETIISFELEPPSEAEFQKRIASYQQQMPWLVCEINSEVAGYAYANPHRTRAAYQWSVESSVYVGVNYRRKGIAKVLYTTLFQLLQLQGFYNVIAGIALPNQPSIAVHEAVGFSPVGVFHRVGYKFGKWHDVGYWELSLQPEQSFLTHSEHSTKAISPPLPVSEIEKLPQWDEALTSGLVLLRI, from the coding sequence GTGAACAAATTGTGTGGCGAAACAATAATTTCCTTTGAGCTAGAACCACCCAGCGAAGCGGAGTTTCAAAAGCGGATCGCGAGCTATCAACAACAGATGCCTTGGCTAGTTTGTGAAATCAATAGTGAGGTTGCAGGCTACGCTTATGCTAACCCTCATCGTACCCGTGCGGCTTACCAATGGTCTGTGGAATCATCAGTGTATGTCGGTGTAAATTATCGTCGAAAAGGAATTGCCAAAGTCTTGTACACTACACTTTTTCAGTTACTGCAACTGCAAGGATTTTATAACGTTATTGCTGGAATTGCCTTACCTAATCAACCCAGTATAGCTGTACATGAGGCTGTTGGTTTTTCACCTGTAGGAGTCTTTCACCGAGTTGGGTATAAATTTGGTAAGTGGCATGATGTAGGATATTGGGAATTATCTCTCCAACCAGAGCAATCTTTCTTGACTCATAGCGAGCATTCTACAAAAGCTATAAGTCCCCCTCTTCCTGTATCAGAAATAGAGAAATTACCTCAGTGGGATGAAGCCTTAACAAGTGGGCTTGTGCTGCTGCGAATTTGA